In Populus alba chromosome 1, ASM523922v2, whole genome shotgun sequence, a single window of DNA contains:
- the LOC118040959 gene encoding probable serine/threonine-protein kinase PBL23, with amino-acid sequence MGCFKCCMSKERLSKKSLKKSIKEYHDARTLASFANISFKTDSSRKRYIAEEIRKIGKGNISADIFTFRDLTTATKNFNHENLIGEGGFGRVYKGIIQKTNQVVAVKQLDRNGFQGNREFLVEVLMLSLLHHPNLVSLVGYCADGDQRILVYEYMINGSLEDHLLELAPDKKPLDWNTRMKIAEGAARGLEYLHESANPPVIYRDFKASNVLLDENFNPKLSDFGLAKLGPTGDKTHVSTRVMGTYGYCAPEYALTGQLSAKSDVYSFGVVFLELITGRRVIDNSRQTEEQNLVSWATPLFKDRRKFKLMADPLLQGNYPLKGLYQALAVAAMCLQEEASTRPLMSDVVTALEFLAVRNDAAEERAVDDDDIKKPCPDTDSD; translated from the exons ATGGGCTGCTTTAAATGTTGCATGTCGAAGGAAAGATTAAGCAAAAAGTCACTGAAAAAAAGCATTAAGGAATACCATGATGCCAGAACTTTAGCCTCTTTTGCTAATATCTCATTTAAGACAG ATAGCAGCAGAAAAAGATACATTGCTGAAGAAATCAGGAAAATCGGGAAGGGAAATATATCTGCTGATATTTTCACCTTCCGCGATCTAACTACGGCAACAAAGAACTTCAACCATGAAAATCTGATAGGCGAGGGTGGTTTCGGGAGGGTGTACAAAGGGATTATACAGAAAACAAACCAA GTTGTTGCTGTTAAGCAACTAGACAGAAATGGATTTCAGGGAAACAGAGAATTTCTTGTAGAAGTCTTAATGCTGAGTCTTCTTCACCACCCTAACCTTGTCAGCCTGGTTGGATACTGTGCCGATGGTGACCAGAGGATTTTAGTGTATGAGTACATGATTAATGGCTCCCTTGAGGATCACCTTCTTG AGTTGGCACCAGATAAAAAGCCATTGGATTGGAATACAAGGATGAAAATAGCTGAAGGGGCTGCAAGAGGGCTTGAATACTTGCATGAATCAGCAAATCCTCCGGTAATATACCGTGATTTTAAAGCATCAAACGTATTGTTAGATGAGAATTTCAACCCTAAGCTCTCAGATTTCGGGCTGGCGAAGCTCGGACCGACCGGGGACAAGACACATGTATCCACCAGGGTGATGGGGACTTATGGCTATTGTGCTCCTGAATATGCTTTGACAGGACAACTGTCAGCGAAATCCGATGTCTACAGCTTTGGAGTTGTGTTCTTGGAGCTAATCACCGGTAGACGAGTCATCGACAATTCAAGACAAACTGAAGAGCAGAATCTAGTTTCTTGG GCAACGCCATTGTTTAAAGACAGAAGAAAGTTTAAACTAATGGCAGACCCTTTGCTACAAGGCAACTACCCTTTGAAAGGTCTGTATCAAGCACTTGCAGTTGCAGCTATGTGTCTCCAAGAGGAAGCTTCTACCAGGCCATTAATGAGTGATGTTGTAA